A genomic segment from Pectinophora gossypiella chromosome 3, ilPecGoss1.1, whole genome shotgun sequence encodes:
- the LOC126381817 gene encoding serine/threonine-protein kinase mig-15 isoform X3 has product MAHQLAPSVNCSLDDIDLSALKDPAGIFELIEVVGNGTYGQVYKGRHTKTGQLAAIKVMDVTQDEEEEIKLEINVLKKYSNHRNIATYYGAFIKKSPPGKDDQLWLVMEYCGAGSVTDLVKSTKGQSLKEEWISYICREILRGLSYLHSNKVIHRDIKGQNVLLTDNAEVKLVDFGVSAQLDRTIGRRNTFIGTPYWMAPEVIACDENPDATYDNRSDLWSLGITALEMAESQPPLCDLHPMRALFLIPRNPPPRLKSKKWAKKFHSFIETVLVKDYHQRPYTEQLLKHPFIRDQPTERQVRIQLKDHIDRCKKRKQDNSVRDDYKYSGSEGEEEENAVAGEPSSIVHNAPHQGGDTLRRNFQQIQEGRAAPEAPQPQPPPKRNSKREEREEIPEPGPPARPNIPQRLIVVPDPQAQQPNRYRPLPPTPKSSGSSNSSGSNNGTPPASGPQPPQRGSHHMFKPMPQLPPRRPEDLDKLAAQLNELGVVSGNEPPNRPPRAPTNGQGPPVERNPPEPPFDDSDSDSDAEESGGRVRNDGTLLASDPPKPLPGLSAVSEDGAGGGGAPTRPLPPTPDDDDAHPDRTLVMKRKDNVEKDKRQSDVDEAVLLKDWDFARFFPSKSAAGAGQEEKADPSKEVELKRAQLQRQSRIEMEDAWAKYKAIATPPSRHKQLFQKPSEKSTQDKLSDILKFKKEQDSESSSPNRFFRGFRRENSDLFPLSSTRHSAIYFPKHESPAGASKQLRSSGIFNNSRKQVIKPPASGEPILTDFIKMNDSLKMSAQGEIKKTDKKMAEKKTPVNNPIDALKSVAALIRQESESNGPSRQSSVNSDSPAASVCFTSSASFEKQGSPDLTHDTPASPPTSATTDANIVKPRREKTESDIVFRRNSNYNRHAELVANCGQEAVLAQDQGRSSGNEGSGSRTSSVLPDLLSQAGQPTTPPRHDKSTSEEKQRSFLTFGFGAGSTGSGTGGSGGNSSRRESHVNVNVTPTGHDLSSDTPEIRKYKKRFNSEILCAALWGVNLLIGTENGLMLLDRSGQGKVYQLISRRRFQQMEVLEGQNILVTVSGKKNRVRVYYLSWLKSKILRTDGLSDQVERRNGWINVGELQGAVHFRIVKYERIKFLVIALKDSIEIYAWAPKPYHKFMAFKSFGELQHRPLLVDLTIEEGIRLKVIYGSADGFHAVDLDNATVYDIYIPKHTQGAIIPHCIVPLPNSNGVQLLLCYDNEGVYVNTYGRVSKNIVLQWGEMPTSVAYIGTGQIMGWGNKAIEIRSVESGHLDGVFMHKKAQRLKFLCERNDKVFFSSAKGGSSCQIYFMTLNKPGMANW; this is encoded by the exons GGTCGGCACACAAAAACTGggcaacttgcagccatcaAAGTTATGGATGTCACACAGGACGAAGAGGAAGAGATAAAACTTGAAATCAATGTTCTGAAAAAGTACTCCAACCACCGTAACATTGCCACATACTATGGTGCTTTCATAAAAAAGAGTCCTCCAGGCAAAGATGATCAGCTCTGGTTGGTCATGGAGTACTGTGGTGCTG GTTCTGTAACAGATTTGGTAAAGTCCACCAAAGGCCAGTCTTTAAAGGAAGAGTGGATATCTTACATATGCAGGGAAATCTTGAGAGGTCTCAGCTACTTGCACTCCAACAAAGTTATACACAGAGACATCAAGGGGCAGAATGTGCTGCTCACAGACAATGCTGAAGTTAAATTGG TGGATTTTGGCGTATCTGCACAGCTTGACAGAACAATTGGGAGGAGAAATACTTTCATTGGTACCCCATACTGGATGGCGCCAGAAGTTATTGCTTGTGATGAGAACCCTGATGCAACTTACGATAATCGCTCTGATCTTTGGTCCCTTGGTATCACAGCCCTTGAGATGGCTGAGAGTCAACCACCTCTATGTGATCTTCATCCTATGAGAGCTTTGTTTCTGATTCCAAG AAACCCACCACCTCGCTTAAAGTCAAAGAAGTGGGCTAAGAAGTTTCACAGTTTCATTGAGACTGTGCTTGTCAAGGATTACCATCAGCGGCCATACACTGAACAGCTCCTAAAGCACCCCTTCATAAG GGACCAACCAACAGAGAGGCAAGTGAGAATACAGTTGAAGGATCACATAGACAGGTGTAAAAAGAGAAAGCAGGACAACTCAGTCCGGGATGATTACAAGTATTCGGGGTCGGAAGGGGAAGAAGAAGAGAACGCCGTGGCGGGTGAGCCGTCGTCAATTGTACACAATGCACCACACCAGGGCGGCGACACGCTGCGCCGCAACTTCCAGCAAATCCAGGAGGGCAG AGCCGCACCCGAAGCGCCTCAGCCGCAGCCGCCGCCAAAGCGCAACAGCAAACGTGAGGAGCGAGAGGAAATCCCAG AACCGGGCCCGCCAGCGAGACCTAACATTCCGCAAAGACTGATTGTTGTGCCGGATCCTCAGGCACAACAGCCTAATAGATatag GCCTCTGCCCCCGACGCCCAAGTCGTCGGGCTCGTCCAACAGCTCTGGCTCCAACAACGGGACGCCGCCAGCCAGCGGCCCGCAGCCCCCGCAGCGCGGCTCGCACCACATGTTCAAACCTATG CCGCAACTGCCACCGCGAAGGCCAGAG GACTTGGATAAGTTAGCAGCGCAACTGAACGAGCTTGGTGTGGTGTCCGGCAACGAACCACCTAACCGACCACCACGGGCGCCTACTAATGGGCAAG GTCCGCCGGTGGAGCGCAACCCGCCCGAGCCGCCGTTTGACGACTCGGACAGTGACTCCGACGCCGAGGAGAGCGGCGGCCGCGTGCGCAACGACGGCACTCTGCTCGCCTCCGACCCGCCCAAACCACT GCCGGGGCTGAGCGCCGTGAGCGAggacggcgcgggcggcggcggcgcccccACGCGCCCGCTGCCGCCCACGCCCGACGACGACGACGCGCACCCCGACCGCACGCTCGTCATGAAGCGG AAAGATAACGTGGAAAAGGATAAAAGGCAGTCGGATGTTGACGAAGCCGTGCTTCTGAAGGACTGGGACTTTGCAAGATTTTTCCCATCAAAGAGCGCCGCGGGCGCTGGTCAGGAAGAAAAAGCAGACCCCAGTAAAGAGGTGGAACTGAAACGAGCGCAACTGCAACGTCAGTCGAGGATAGAAATGGAAGATGCGTGGGCCAAGTACAAAGCCATCGCTACTCCTCCGTCGCGCCACAAACAGCTGTTCCAAAAGCCCAGTGAAAAATCAACGCAAGATAAACTTTCCGACATACTGAAGTTTAAAAAGGAACAAGACTCAGAGTCCAGTTCTCCGAATCGCTTCTTTAGAGGCTTTAGAAGGGAGAATTCCGACCTCTTCCCGTTGTCGAGTACTAGACACTCCGCCATAtactttccgaagcacgaaagcCCGGCAGGAGCGAGTAAACAGTTACGATCCAGTGGCATATTCAACAACTCTCGTAAGCAAGTGATCAAACCGCCGGCATCAGGGGAACCTATATTGACagattttataaaaatgaatgaCAGCCTCAAGATGTCGGCACAGGGAGAAATAAAGAAGACTGATAAAAAAATGGCAGAAAAGAAAACCCCAGTGAACAACCCTATAGACGCCCTGAAGAGCGTGGCAGCGCTGATCAGGCAGGAGAGCGAGAGCAACGGGCCGAGCCGGCAGAGCAGCGTGAACAGCGACTCGCCGGCCGCCAGCGTCTGCTTCACGAGCAGTGCCTCCTTCGAGAAGCAGGGCTCGCCCGACCTCACGCACGATACGCCCGCCTCTCCCCCCACCTCCGCCACAACCGACGCCAACATTGTCAAACCTCGTAGAGAAAAGACTGAATCTGATATAGTATTTCGAAGAAATTCCAATTATAATCGGCACGCAGAGCTCGTAGCGAACTGTGGGCAGGAAGCGGTACTCGCTCAGGATCAG GGTCGTTCGAGCGGCAACGAGGGCAGCGGGTCGCGGACCAGCTCCGTGCTCCCGGACCTGCTGAGTCAGGCGGGGCAGCCCACCACACCGCCGCGACACGACAAATCCACCAGCGAGGAG AAGCAGCGCTCGTTCCTCACGTTCGGCTTTGGCGCGGGCTCCACCGGCAGCGGCACGGGCGGCTCCGGCGGCAACTCGTCGCGCCGCGAGAGCCACGTCAACGTCAACGTTACGCCCACCGGACACGACCTGTCTTCCGACACGCCAGAGATACGCAAATACAAGAAGAGATTCAATTCAGAGATTCTTTGTGCCGCGTTATGGG gAGTAAATCTTCTGATTGGCACAGAGAACGGTTTGATGCTGCTTGACCGTTCGGGTCAAGGCAAAGTATATCAGTTGATCTCACGACGCCGCTTCCAACAGATGGAAGTGTTAGAAGGACAAAACATTCTAGTGACAGTATCGGGGAAGAAGAATCGCGTACGCGTGTACTACCTTAGCTGGTTGAAGTCAAAGATCTTGCGCACTGATGGACTGAGTGAC CAAGTCGAGAGGAGGAATGGCTGGATCAATGTGGGTGAATTGCAAGGAGCAGTCCACTTCCGTATTGTTAAATACGAACGCATTAAGTTCCTTGTAATTGCCCTAAAAGACTCCATTGAAATTTACGCATGGGCGCCTAAACCATATCACAAATTCATGGCCTTCAAGAGCTTTGGCGAGCTACAACATAG GCCTCTACTAGTAGATCTTACTATCGAAGAAGGCATAAGACTGAAAGTGATCTATGGCTCAGCTGATGGCTTCCATGCTGTGGATCTGGACAATGCTACAGTCTACGATATCTATATCCCAAAGCAT ACACAGGGCGCTATTATACCACACTGTATTGTACCTCTTCCTAATTCGAATGGCGTACAGTTACTGTTGTGTTACGATAATGAAGGAGTATACGTTAATACCTATGGACGCGTCAGCAAAAATATAGTCCTTCAG TGGGGCGAAATGCCGACGTCTGTCGCCTATATTGGTACAGGACAAATTATGGGATGGGGCAATAAAGCAATTGAGATTCGTTCAGTAGAGAGTGGACACCTTGACGGCGTATTTATGCACAAGAAAGCACAACGACTCAAGTTCTTATGTGAGCGCAACGACAAAGTATTCTTTTCTTCGGCCAAAGGCGGTTCCTCTTGTCAGATATACTTCATGACGCTCAACAAACCGGGCATGGCCAACTGGTAG
- the LOC126381817 gene encoding serine/threonine-protein kinase mig-15 isoform X4: MAHQLAPSVNCSLDDIDLSALKDPAGIFELIEVVGNGTYGQVYKGRHTKTGQLAAIKVMDVTQDEEEEIKLEINVLKKYSNHRNIATYYGAFIKKSPPGKDDQLWLVMEYCGAGSVTDLVKSTKGQSLKEEWISYICREILRGLSYLHSNKVIHRDIKGQNVLLTDNAEVKLVDFGVSAQLDRTIGRRNTFIGTPYWMAPEVIACDENPDATYDNRSDLWSLGITALEMAESQPPLCDLHPMRALFLIPRNPPPRLKSKKWAKKFHSFIETVLVKDYHQRPYTEQLLKHPFIRDQPTERQVRIQLKDHIDRCKKRKQDNSVRDDYKYSGSEGEEEENAVAGEPSSIVHNAPHQGGDTLRRNFQQIQEGRAAPEAPQPQPPPKRNSKREEREEIPEPGPPARPNIPQRLIVVPDPQAQQPNRYRPLPPTPKSSGSSNSSGSNNGTPPASGPQPPQRGSHHMFKPMPQLPPRRPEDLDKLAAQLNELGVVSGNEPPNRPPRAPTNGQGPPVERNPPEPPFDDSDSDSDAEESGGRVRNDGTLLASDPPKPLPGLSAVSEDGAGGGGAPTRPLPPTPDDDDAHPDRTLVMKRKDNVEKDKRQSDVDEAVLLKDWDFARFFPSKSAAGAGQEEKADPSKEVELKRAQLQRQSRIEMEDAWAKYKAIATPPSRHKQLFQKPSEKSTQDKLSDILKFKKEQDSESSSPNRFFRGFRRENSDLFPLSSTRHSAIYFPKHESPAGASKQLRSSGIFNNSRKQVIKPPASGEPILTDFIKMNDSLKMSAQGEIKKTDKKMAEKKTPVNNPIDALKSVAALIRQESESNGPSRQSSVNSDSPAASVCFTSSASFEKQGSPDLTHDTPASPPTSATTDANIVKPRREKTESDIVFRRNSNYNRHAELVANCGQEAVLAQDQGRSSGNEGSGSRTSSVLPDLLSQAGQPTTPPRHDKSTSEEKQRSFLTFGFGAGSTGSGTGGSGGNSSRRESHVNVNVTPTGHDLSSDTPEIRKYKKRFNSEILCAALWGVNLLIGTENGLMLLDRSGQGKVYQLISRRRFQQMEVLEGQNILVTVSGKKNRVRVYYLSWLKSKILRTDGLSDQVERRNGWINVGELQGAVHFRIVKYERIKFLVIALKDSIEIYAWAPKPYHKFMAFKSFGELQHRPLLVDLTIEEGIRLKVIYGSADGFHAVDLDNATVYDIYIPKHGAIIPHCIVPLPNSNGVQLLLCYDNEGVYVNTYGRVSKNIVLQWGEMPTSVAYIGTGQIMGWGNKAIEIRSVESGHLDGVFMHKKAQRLKFLCERNDKVFFSSAKGGSSCQIYFMTLNKPGMANW; this comes from the exons GGTCGGCACACAAAAACTGggcaacttgcagccatcaAAGTTATGGATGTCACACAGGACGAAGAGGAAGAGATAAAACTTGAAATCAATGTTCTGAAAAAGTACTCCAACCACCGTAACATTGCCACATACTATGGTGCTTTCATAAAAAAGAGTCCTCCAGGCAAAGATGATCAGCTCTGGTTGGTCATGGAGTACTGTGGTGCTG GTTCTGTAACAGATTTGGTAAAGTCCACCAAAGGCCAGTCTTTAAAGGAAGAGTGGATATCTTACATATGCAGGGAAATCTTGAGAGGTCTCAGCTACTTGCACTCCAACAAAGTTATACACAGAGACATCAAGGGGCAGAATGTGCTGCTCACAGACAATGCTGAAGTTAAATTGG TGGATTTTGGCGTATCTGCACAGCTTGACAGAACAATTGGGAGGAGAAATACTTTCATTGGTACCCCATACTGGATGGCGCCAGAAGTTATTGCTTGTGATGAGAACCCTGATGCAACTTACGATAATCGCTCTGATCTTTGGTCCCTTGGTATCACAGCCCTTGAGATGGCTGAGAGTCAACCACCTCTATGTGATCTTCATCCTATGAGAGCTTTGTTTCTGATTCCAAG AAACCCACCACCTCGCTTAAAGTCAAAGAAGTGGGCTAAGAAGTTTCACAGTTTCATTGAGACTGTGCTTGTCAAGGATTACCATCAGCGGCCATACACTGAACAGCTCCTAAAGCACCCCTTCATAAG GGACCAACCAACAGAGAGGCAAGTGAGAATACAGTTGAAGGATCACATAGACAGGTGTAAAAAGAGAAAGCAGGACAACTCAGTCCGGGATGATTACAAGTATTCGGGGTCGGAAGGGGAAGAAGAAGAGAACGCCGTGGCGGGTGAGCCGTCGTCAATTGTACACAATGCACCACACCAGGGCGGCGACACGCTGCGCCGCAACTTCCAGCAAATCCAGGAGGGCAG AGCCGCACCCGAAGCGCCTCAGCCGCAGCCGCCGCCAAAGCGCAACAGCAAACGTGAGGAGCGAGAGGAAATCCCAG AACCGGGCCCGCCAGCGAGACCTAACATTCCGCAAAGACTGATTGTTGTGCCGGATCCTCAGGCACAACAGCCTAATAGATatag GCCTCTGCCCCCGACGCCCAAGTCGTCGGGCTCGTCCAACAGCTCTGGCTCCAACAACGGGACGCCGCCAGCCAGCGGCCCGCAGCCCCCGCAGCGCGGCTCGCACCACATGTTCAAACCTATG CCGCAACTGCCACCGCGAAGGCCAGAG GACTTGGATAAGTTAGCAGCGCAACTGAACGAGCTTGGTGTGGTGTCCGGCAACGAACCACCTAACCGACCACCACGGGCGCCTACTAATGGGCAAG GTCCGCCGGTGGAGCGCAACCCGCCCGAGCCGCCGTTTGACGACTCGGACAGTGACTCCGACGCCGAGGAGAGCGGCGGCCGCGTGCGCAACGACGGCACTCTGCTCGCCTCCGACCCGCCCAAACCACT GCCGGGGCTGAGCGCCGTGAGCGAggacggcgcgggcggcggcggcgcccccACGCGCCCGCTGCCGCCCACGCCCGACGACGACGACGCGCACCCCGACCGCACGCTCGTCATGAAGCGG AAAGATAACGTGGAAAAGGATAAAAGGCAGTCGGATGTTGACGAAGCCGTGCTTCTGAAGGACTGGGACTTTGCAAGATTTTTCCCATCAAAGAGCGCCGCGGGCGCTGGTCAGGAAGAAAAAGCAGACCCCAGTAAAGAGGTGGAACTGAAACGAGCGCAACTGCAACGTCAGTCGAGGATAGAAATGGAAGATGCGTGGGCCAAGTACAAAGCCATCGCTACTCCTCCGTCGCGCCACAAACAGCTGTTCCAAAAGCCCAGTGAAAAATCAACGCAAGATAAACTTTCCGACATACTGAAGTTTAAAAAGGAACAAGACTCAGAGTCCAGTTCTCCGAATCGCTTCTTTAGAGGCTTTAGAAGGGAGAATTCCGACCTCTTCCCGTTGTCGAGTACTAGACACTCCGCCATAtactttccgaagcacgaaagcCCGGCAGGAGCGAGTAAACAGTTACGATCCAGTGGCATATTCAACAACTCTCGTAAGCAAGTGATCAAACCGCCGGCATCAGGGGAACCTATATTGACagattttataaaaatgaatgaCAGCCTCAAGATGTCGGCACAGGGAGAAATAAAGAAGACTGATAAAAAAATGGCAGAAAAGAAAACCCCAGTGAACAACCCTATAGACGCCCTGAAGAGCGTGGCAGCGCTGATCAGGCAGGAGAGCGAGAGCAACGGGCCGAGCCGGCAGAGCAGCGTGAACAGCGACTCGCCGGCCGCCAGCGTCTGCTTCACGAGCAGTGCCTCCTTCGAGAAGCAGGGCTCGCCCGACCTCACGCACGATACGCCCGCCTCTCCCCCCACCTCCGCCACAACCGACGCCAACATTGTCAAACCTCGTAGAGAAAAGACTGAATCTGATATAGTATTTCGAAGAAATTCCAATTATAATCGGCACGCAGAGCTCGTAGCGAACTGTGGGCAGGAAGCGGTACTCGCTCAGGATCAG GGTCGTTCGAGCGGCAACGAGGGCAGCGGGTCGCGGACCAGCTCCGTGCTCCCGGACCTGCTGAGTCAGGCGGGGCAGCCCACCACACCGCCGCGACACGACAAATCCACCAGCGAGGAG AAGCAGCGCTCGTTCCTCACGTTCGGCTTTGGCGCGGGCTCCACCGGCAGCGGCACGGGCGGCTCCGGCGGCAACTCGTCGCGCCGCGAGAGCCACGTCAACGTCAACGTTACGCCCACCGGACACGACCTGTCTTCCGACACGCCAGAGATACGCAAATACAAGAAGAGATTCAATTCAGAGATTCTTTGTGCCGCGTTATGGG gAGTAAATCTTCTGATTGGCACAGAGAACGGTTTGATGCTGCTTGACCGTTCGGGTCAAGGCAAAGTATATCAGTTGATCTCACGACGCCGCTTCCAACAGATGGAAGTGTTAGAAGGACAAAACATTCTAGTGACAGTATCGGGGAAGAAGAATCGCGTACGCGTGTACTACCTTAGCTGGTTGAAGTCAAAGATCTTGCGCACTGATGGACTGAGTGAC CAAGTCGAGAGGAGGAATGGCTGGATCAATGTGGGTGAATTGCAAGGAGCAGTCCACTTCCGTATTGTTAAATACGAACGCATTAAGTTCCTTGTAATTGCCCTAAAAGACTCCATTGAAATTTACGCATGGGCGCCTAAACCATATCACAAATTCATGGCCTTCAAGAGCTTTGGCGAGCTACAACATAG GCCTCTACTAGTAGATCTTACTATCGAAGAAGGCATAAGACTGAAAGTGATCTATGGCTCAGCTGATGGCTTCCATGCTGTGGATCTGGACAATGCTACAGTCTACGATATCTATATCCCAAAGCAT GGCGCTATTATACCACACTGTATTGTACCTCTTCCTAATTCGAATGGCGTACAGTTACTGTTGTGTTACGATAATGAAGGAGTATACGTTAATACCTATGGACGCGTCAGCAAAAATATAGTCCTTCAG TGGGGCGAAATGCCGACGTCTGTCGCCTATATTGGTACAGGACAAATTATGGGATGGGGCAATAAAGCAATTGAGATTCGTTCAGTAGAGAGTGGACACCTTGACGGCGTATTTATGCACAAGAAAGCACAACGACTCAAGTTCTTATGTGAGCGCAACGACAAAGTATTCTTTTCTTCGGCCAAAGGCGGTTCCTCTTGTCAGATATACTTCATGACGCTCAACAAACCGGGCATGGCCAACTGGTAG
- the LOC126381817 gene encoding serine/threonine-protein kinase mig-15 isoform X5, producing MAHQLAPSVNCSLDDIDLSALKDPAGIFELIEVVGNGTYGQVYKGRHTKTGQLAAIKVMDVTQDEEEEIKLEINVLKKYSNHRNIATYYGAFIKKSPPGKDDQLWLVMEYCGAGSVTDLVKSTKGQSLKEEWISYICREILRGLSYLHSNKVIHRDIKGQNVLLTDNAEVKLVDFGVSAQLDRTIGRRNTFIGTPYWMAPEVIACDENPDATYDNRSDLWSLGITALEMAESQPPLCDLHPMRALFLIPRNPPPRLKSKKWAKKFHSFIETVLVKDYHQRPYTEQLLKHPFIRDQPTERQVRIQLKDHIDRCKKRKQDNSVRDDYKYSGSEGEEEENAVAGEPSSIVHNAPHQGGDTLRRNFQQIQEGRAAPEAPQPQPPPKRNSKREEREEIPEPGPPARPNIPQRLIVVPDPQAQQPNRYRPLPPTPKSSGSSNSSGSNNGTPPASGPQPPQRGSHHMFKPMPQLPPRRPEDLDKLAAQLNELGVVSGNEPPNRPPRAPTNGQGPPVERNPPEPPFDDSDSDSDAEESGGRVRNDGTLLASDPPKPLPGLSAVSEDGAGGGGAPTRPLPPTPDDDDAHPDRTLVMKRGRSSGNEGSGSRTSSVLPDLLSQAGQPTTPPRHDKSTSEEYRQAVSGGTPLPHHHAPSSAQSTPSKSFVAAAPHAPHVSHTPHSLQHSPSNSSVGSQNQFLPLQQKQRSFLTFGFGAGSTGSGTGGSGGNSSRRESHVNVNVTPTGHDLSSDTPEIRKYKKRFNSEILCAALWGVNLLIGTENGLMLLDRSGQGKVYQLISRRRFQQMEVLEGQNILVTVSGKKNRVRVYYLSWLKSKILRTDGLSDQVERRNGWINVGELQGAVHFRIVKYERIKFLVIALKDSIEIYAWAPKPYHKFMAFKSFGELQHRPLLVDLTIEEGIRLKVIYGSADGFHAVDLDNATVYDIYIPKHTQGAIIPHCIVPLPNSNGVQLLLCYDNEGVYVNTYGRVSKNIVLQWGEMPTSVAYIGTGQIMGWGNKAIEIRSVESGHLDGVFMHKKAQRLKFLCERNDKVFFSSAKGGSSCQIYFMTLNKPGMANW from the exons GGTCGGCACACAAAAACTGggcaacttgcagccatcaAAGTTATGGATGTCACACAGGACGAAGAGGAAGAGATAAAACTTGAAATCAATGTTCTGAAAAAGTACTCCAACCACCGTAACATTGCCACATACTATGGTGCTTTCATAAAAAAGAGTCCTCCAGGCAAAGATGATCAGCTCTGGTTGGTCATGGAGTACTGTGGTGCTG GTTCTGTAACAGATTTGGTAAAGTCCACCAAAGGCCAGTCTTTAAAGGAAGAGTGGATATCTTACATATGCAGGGAAATCTTGAGAGGTCTCAGCTACTTGCACTCCAACAAAGTTATACACAGAGACATCAAGGGGCAGAATGTGCTGCTCACAGACAATGCTGAAGTTAAATTGG TGGATTTTGGCGTATCTGCACAGCTTGACAGAACAATTGGGAGGAGAAATACTTTCATTGGTACCCCATACTGGATGGCGCCAGAAGTTATTGCTTGTGATGAGAACCCTGATGCAACTTACGATAATCGCTCTGATCTTTGGTCCCTTGGTATCACAGCCCTTGAGATGGCTGAGAGTCAACCACCTCTATGTGATCTTCATCCTATGAGAGCTTTGTTTCTGATTCCAAG AAACCCACCACCTCGCTTAAAGTCAAAGAAGTGGGCTAAGAAGTTTCACAGTTTCATTGAGACTGTGCTTGTCAAGGATTACCATCAGCGGCCATACACTGAACAGCTCCTAAAGCACCCCTTCATAAG GGACCAACCAACAGAGAGGCAAGTGAGAATACAGTTGAAGGATCACATAGACAGGTGTAAAAAGAGAAAGCAGGACAACTCAGTCCGGGATGATTACAAGTATTCGGGGTCGGAAGGGGAAGAAGAAGAGAACGCCGTGGCGGGTGAGCCGTCGTCAATTGTACACAATGCACCACACCAGGGCGGCGACACGCTGCGCCGCAACTTCCAGCAAATCCAGGAGGGCAG AGCCGCACCCGAAGCGCCTCAGCCGCAGCCGCCGCCAAAGCGCAACAGCAAACGTGAGGAGCGAGAGGAAATCCCAG AACCGGGCCCGCCAGCGAGACCTAACATTCCGCAAAGACTGATTGTTGTGCCGGATCCTCAGGCACAACAGCCTAATAGATatag GCCTCTGCCCCCGACGCCCAAGTCGTCGGGCTCGTCCAACAGCTCTGGCTCCAACAACGGGACGCCGCCAGCCAGCGGCCCGCAGCCCCCGCAGCGCGGCTCGCACCACATGTTCAAACCTATG CCGCAACTGCCACCGCGAAGGCCAGAG GACTTGGATAAGTTAGCAGCGCAACTGAACGAGCTTGGTGTGGTGTCCGGCAACGAACCACCTAACCGACCACCACGGGCGCCTACTAATGGGCAAG GTCCGCCGGTGGAGCGCAACCCGCCCGAGCCGCCGTTTGACGACTCGGACAGTGACTCCGACGCCGAGGAGAGCGGCGGCCGCGTGCGCAACGACGGCACTCTGCTCGCCTCCGACCCGCCCAAACCACT GCCGGGGCTGAGCGCCGTGAGCGAggacggcgcgggcggcggcggcgcccccACGCGCCCGCTGCCGCCCACGCCCGACGACGACGACGCGCACCCCGACCGCACGCTCGTCATGAAGCGG GGTCGTTCGAGCGGCAACGAGGGCAGCGGGTCGCGGACCAGCTCCGTGCTCCCGGACCTGCTGAGTCAGGCGGGGCAGCCCACCACACCGCCGCGACACGACAAATCCACCAGCGAGGAG TACAGGCAAGCCGTGTCGGGCGGCACCCCGCTGCCGCACCACCATGCGCCGTCGTCGGCGCAGTCCACGCCGTCCAAGTCGTTCGTGGCGGCCGCGCCGCACGCGCCTCACGTGTCGCACACCCCGCACTCCCTACAACACTCCCCTTCCAACTCGTCTGTGGGCTCCCAAAACCAATTCCTTCCGTTACAACAGAAGCAGCGCTCGTTCCTCACGTTCGGCTTTGGCGCGGGCTCCACCGGCAGCGGCACGGGCGGCTCCGGCGGCAACTCGTCGCGCCGCGAGAGCCACGTCAACGTCAACGTTACGCCCACCGGACACGACCTGTCTTCCGACACGCCAGAGATACGCAAATACAAGAAGAGATTCAATTCAGAGATTCTTTGTGCCGCGTTATGGG gAGTAAATCTTCTGATTGGCACAGAGAACGGTTTGATGCTGCTTGACCGTTCGGGTCAAGGCAAAGTATATCAGTTGATCTCACGACGCCGCTTCCAACAGATGGAAGTGTTAGAAGGACAAAACATTCTAGTGACAGTATCGGGGAAGAAGAATCGCGTACGCGTGTACTACCTTAGCTGGTTGAAGTCAAAGATCTTGCGCACTGATGGACTGAGTGAC CAAGTCGAGAGGAGGAATGGCTGGATCAATGTGGGTGAATTGCAAGGAGCAGTCCACTTCCGTATTGTTAAATACGAACGCATTAAGTTCCTTGTAATTGCCCTAAAAGACTCCATTGAAATTTACGCATGGGCGCCTAAACCATATCACAAATTCATGGCCTTCAAGAGCTTTGGCGAGCTACAACATAG GCCTCTACTAGTAGATCTTACTATCGAAGAAGGCATAAGACTGAAAGTGATCTATGGCTCAGCTGATGGCTTCCATGCTGTGGATCTGGACAATGCTACAGTCTACGATATCTATATCCCAAAGCAT ACACAGGGCGCTATTATACCACACTGTATTGTACCTCTTCCTAATTCGAATGGCGTACAGTTACTGTTGTGTTACGATAATGAAGGAGTATACGTTAATACCTATGGACGCGTCAGCAAAAATATAGTCCTTCAG TGGGGCGAAATGCCGACGTCTGTCGCCTATATTGGTACAGGACAAATTATGGGATGGGGCAATAAAGCAATTGAGATTCGTTCAGTAGAGAGTGGACACCTTGACGGCGTATTTATGCACAAGAAAGCACAACGACTCAAGTTCTTATGTGAGCGCAACGACAAAGTATTCTTTTCTTCGGCCAAAGGCGGTTCCTCTTGTCAGATATACTTCATGACGCTCAACAAACCGGGCATGGCCAACTGGTAG